The following proteins are encoded in a genomic region of Pseudomonas sp. Os17:
- a CDS encoding DUF1652 domain-containing protein, with translation MGDEQSKGTVTDQAPAVLTQAQWRACIEQRLAPLACSFSHAGDGTLTLRVFEPDSGRVDLVVSGLRIKSLQSEADVLRLIDELLYELDSNSLGHL, from the coding sequence ATGGGTGATGAACAGAGCAAGGGCACCGTGACCGATCAGGCACCGGCGGTGCTCACCCAGGCCCAATGGCGCGCCTGTATCGAACAGCGCCTGGCGCCCCTGGCCTGCAGTTTCAGCCATGCCGGCGACGGCACCCTGACCCTGCGGGTGTTCGAGCCCGACAGCGGCCGGGTCGATCTGGTGGTCAGCGGGTTGCGCATCAAGTCCCTGCAGAGCGAGGCCGACGTATTGCGGCTCATTGACGAGTTGCTCTACGAGCTGGACAGCAACTCCCTGGGCCACCTGTAG